Proteins found in one Zea mays cultivar B73 chromosome 1, Zm-B73-REFERENCE-NAM-5.0, whole genome shotgun sequence genomic segment:
- the LOC100275216 gene encoding uncharacterized protein LOC100275216, which yields MSAAVNKSSAGTKKSRKPYVVSRPRERWTADEHGRFLHALLLFGRDWKRVQAFVATKTGTQIRSHAQKHFLRADKKLGLAVPPPHPRRSAADYGGALAPDVETVQLPLSQDDLRFAQVYRFVGDVFGCGAMWPVEAQLQRLLGADPVVVDTILRVLANLQDNFPPCSL from the coding sequence ATGTCAGCCGCAGTGAACAAGTCGTCGGCCGGGACGAAGAAGTCCCGGAAGCCGTACGTGGTGAGCAGGCCGCGGGAGAGGTGGACCGCCGACGAGCACGGCCGCTTCCTCCacgcgctgctgctgttcggccgcgACTGGAAGAGGGTCCAGGCGTTCGTCGCCACCAAGACGGGCACGCAGATACGCAGCCACGCCCAGAAGCACTTTCTCAGAGCGGACAAGAAGCTGGGCCTCGCCGTGCCGCCGCCGCACCCTCGCCGTTCTGCCGCCGACTATGGTGGTGCCCTGGCGCCGGACGTCGAGACGGTTCAGCTCCCGTTGTCTCAGGACGACCTGCGCTTCGCTCAGGTGTACAGGTTCGTCGGAGACGTCTTCGGCTGTGGCGCGATGTGGCCGGTCGAGGCGCAGCTGCAGAGGCTGCTGGGCGCGGACCCTGTAGTCGTGGACACCATCCTACGGGTGCTGGCCAACCTCCAAGACAACTTCCCTCCCTGTAGCTTGTAG